One genomic window of Massilia sp. KIM includes the following:
- a CDS encoding type II secretion system F family protein, with the protein MQSSQLVFLAIVFFVICGLGWLGLALFAPLALRERLRRFLGGGAAAAEGEAGAGAAGQAWFERVASAAKPLTKLSIPEEGWEKSALRTRFMNAGWRNPAAPTLFFASKTGLALLLPLLTSPFLVLYGAGLGANKLLAVLLLAAALGYYLPNVVLARIVARRRREIFETIPDALDLLTVCVEAGLSLERAMVKVAGEIHIKSLVLAQELQLVLMEMRAGFSKERALRNFALRSGVEDVDTLVAMLVQSERFGTSVGDSLRVYADTLRHKRRVRAEECAAKIGLKLLFPLIFCIFPTLMMVLLGPAAIQLSRTLSALPGAR; encoded by the coding sequence ATGCAATCCTCCCAACTCGTCTTCCTGGCCATCGTCTTCTTCGTGATCTGCGGCCTCGGCTGGCTCGGCCTGGCGCTGTTCGCCCCGCTCGCGCTGCGCGAGCGCCTGCGCCGCTTCCTCGGAGGCGGCGCGGCCGCCGCCGAGGGCGAAGCCGGGGCAGGGGCGGCCGGCCAGGCCTGGTTCGAGCGCGTGGCCAGCGCCGCCAAGCCGCTCACCAAGCTCTCGATCCCCGAGGAAGGCTGGGAAAAGTCGGCCCTGCGCACCCGTTTCATGAATGCCGGCTGGCGCAATCCCGCCGCGCCCACCCTGTTCTTCGCCTCCAAGACCGGCCTGGCGCTGCTGCTGCCGCTCCTGACCTCGCCCTTCCTGGTGCTGTACGGCGCCGGCCTGGGCGCGAACAAGCTGCTGGCCGTGCTGCTGCTGGCAGCGGCCCTCGGCTACTACCTGCCGAACGTGGTGCTGGCACGCATCGTGGCGCGCCGCCGGCGCGAAATCTTCGAGACCATTCCCGACGCGCTCGACCTGCTGACCGTGTGCGTGGAGGCCGGCCTGAGCCTGGAGCGTGCCATGGTCAAGGTGGCGGGCGAGATCCACATCAAGAGCCTGGTGCTGGCCCAGGAGCTGCAGCTGGTGCTGATGGAGATGCGGGCCGGCTTCAGCAAGGAGAGGGCGCTGCGCAACTTCGCGCTGCGCTCCGGCGTCGAGGACGTCGACACCCTGGTGGCGATGCTGGTGCAGTCCGAGCGCTTCGGCACCAGCGTGGGCGACTCGCTGCGCGTGTACGCCGATACCCTGCGCCACAAGCGCCGCGTGCGCGCCGAGGAGTGCGCCGCCAAGATCGGCCTCAAGCTGCTGTTCCCCCTGATCTTCTGCATTTTCCCGACGCTGATGATGGTGCTGCTCGGGCCAGCCGCGATCCAGCTGTCGCGCACCCTGAGCGCGCTGCCCGGCGCGCGCTGA
- a CDS encoding head GIN domain-containing protein, translating into MQTLLTAAVAAALTFGASAAFAEEAVRENRSVDARVNKVRLGGVVDLVLRQGATPSLVLSGDRRYVGRITTAQRGDTLEIGTESFNTRKGDMEHRLRAELTVPNLAEFSSSGVGSSTVSGFSGEAVKLALDGAGAVTVDGGFRRIDARLGGVGAMTINGVRAERVDLDMRGAGRMTVQGQTRTLQARLGGVGSLEARDLQAESVDLDLTGLGGATVRASQAADVRLSGLGSATVLGNPAKRNANASGLGKINWK; encoded by the coding sequence ATGCAAACACTGCTGACCGCCGCCGTCGCCGCCGCCCTCACCTTCGGCGCCAGCGCCGCCTTCGCCGAGGAGGCCGTGCGTGAAAACCGCAGCGTCGACGCCAGGGTCAACAAGGTCAGGCTGGGCGGCGTGGTCGACCTGGTCCTGCGCCAGGGCGCGACCCCTTCGCTGGTGCTCAGCGGCGACCGCCGCTACGTCGGACGCATCACCACCGCCCAGCGTGGCGATACCCTGGAAATCGGCACCGAATCCTTCAACACCCGCAAGGGCGACATGGAGCACAGGCTGCGCGCCGAACTGACGGTGCCGAACCTGGCCGAGTTTTCCTCGAGCGGCGTGGGCAGCTCCACCGTCAGCGGGTTCTCGGGCGAGGCCGTCAAGCTGGCCCTCGACGGCGCGGGCGCGGTCACCGTCGACGGCGGCTTTCGCCGGATCGACGCCCGCCTGGGCGGGGTCGGCGCGATGACCATCAACGGCGTGCGCGCCGAACGGGTCGACCTCGACATGCGCGGCGCCGGCCGCATGACGGTCCAGGGCCAGACCCGCACGCTGCAGGCCAGACTGGGCGGCGTCGGCAGCCTCGAAGCCAGGGACCTGCAGGCCGAATCCGTCGACCTCGACCTGACCGGCCTGGGCGGCGCCACGGTGCGCGCCAGCCAGGCGGCGGACGTGCGCCTGAGCGGCCTCGGTTCGGCCACCGTGCTGGGCAACCCGGCCAAGCGCAACGCCAATGCCAGCGGGCTGGGCAAGATCAACTGGAAATGA
- a CDS encoding type II secretion system F family protein — protein MDALFYGFVVFMFAAVILAVEGIYLWWMGTHGAAARRIARRLQLMSGGVGRGGERISILKQRRYSSAPALDRLLHRAGLAHRVDVLLVQAGSHWSVGQFLAWSGACLGAALLVSSGWPLPLAAWLALGLAAASLPWLALRRARRRRLLRIEQQLPEAADFIARALRAGHSFSNVLQIVGNELPEPLSSEFRIAREEINYGVPMNEALHGMAARVPLTDLRYLIIAVLIQRESGGNLAEILGNISQIIRARLKLVAHVRVLSAEGRMSAWILGLMPFGVMAVMTLTSPDYVGMLWKDPSGQRLLWYGAGMIVIGVFWLRKVIRIRI, from the coding sequence ATGGACGCGCTGTTCTACGGTTTCGTGGTGTTCATGTTCGCGGCGGTGATCCTCGCCGTCGAGGGCATCTACCTGTGGTGGATGGGCACCCACGGCGCGGCGGCGCGCCGCATCGCGCGCCGGCTGCAGCTGATGTCGGGCGGGGTGGGGCGCGGCGGCGAGCGCATCTCGATCCTCAAGCAGCGCCGCTACAGCAGCGCGCCCGCCCTCGACCGCCTGCTGCACCGCGCCGGGCTGGCGCACCGCGTCGACGTCCTGCTGGTGCAGGCGGGGTCGCACTGGTCGGTGGGCCAGTTCCTGGCCTGGTCCGGCGCCTGCCTGGGCGCGGCCCTGCTGGTGTCGAGCGGCTGGCCGCTTCCCTTGGCCGCCTGGCTGGCGCTCGGGCTGGCCGCTGCCAGCCTGCCCTGGCTGGCCCTGCGCCGCGCGCGCCGGCGCCGCCTGCTGCGCATCGAGCAGCAGCTGCCCGAGGCGGCCGACTTCATCGCGCGCGCGCTGCGCGCCGGCCACTCCTTCAGCAACGTGCTGCAAATCGTCGGCAACGAGCTGCCCGAGCCGCTCAGCAGCGAATTCCGCATCGCGCGCGAAGAGATCAACTACGGCGTGCCGATGAACGAGGCGCTGCACGGGATGGCGGCGCGGGTGCCGCTGACCGACCTGCGCTACCTGATCATCGCGGTGCTGATCCAGCGCGAATCGGGCGGCAACCTGGCCGAGATCCTCGGCAACATCAGCCAGATCATCCGCGCCCGCCTGAAGCTGGTGGCGCACGTGCGCGTGCTCTCGGCCGAGGGGCGCATGTCGGCCTGGATCCTGGGCCTGATGCCCTTCGGGGTGATGGCGGTCATGACGCTCACCAGCCCGGACTACGTCGGCATGCTGTGGAAGGACCCGTCCGGCCAGCGCCTGCTGTGGTACGGCGCCGGCATGATCGTGATCGGCGTGTTCTGGCTGCGCAAGGTCATCCGCATCCGCATCTGA
- a CDS encoding LytR C-terminal domain-containing protein, translating to MRTPIRSRTLPKLPTLRTLALACAGAGLLACTSLRPEISPSAAPTDAPTAAADAYLAGRNHHLARRYDEARAAYQAALRADPQHVDARNGLATLHAEQRDFAAAVRIWRELTASLNMASGPGKAYLFGNLGHAYFLSGDYDQALVALEKACLLDPLNHRSWQLLGETLGKLGQEGRAAQMLRQAEALRRHDLRADLAAVGGRTPVAAIRRAADRQAEAPREEREWLQAELHPDEGGLLELRRGKDTPAPAPEPLAPDTPAPLEHAGVARLEIRNGNGVTGMARALARQLGQQEVSGLKVTRLSNHKGFAVRRTRIDYEAAFRAQAERLAERIDEVQLREVSDCAPANLRLVLGRDLPRRGLVLRPLDDAAPAAPAVGTASSAAARDTPALPAGAGKAG from the coding sequence ATGCGAACCCCGATCCGTTCCCGCACCCTGCCCAAGCTCCCCACGCTGCGCACCCTGGCGCTGGCCTGCGCCGGCGCCGGCCTGCTGGCCTGCACCTCCCTGCGGCCGGAAATTTCGCCATCCGCCGCGCCAACCGACGCGCCGACGGCCGCCGCCGACGCCTACCTGGCCGGCCGCAACCACCACCTGGCGCGCCGCTACGACGAGGCGCGCGCCGCCTACCAGGCCGCGCTGCGAGCCGACCCGCAGCACGTGGACGCCCGCAATGGCCTGGCCACCCTGCACGCCGAGCAGCGCGACTTCGCCGCCGCGGTGCGCATCTGGCGCGAACTGACCGCCTCGCTGAACATGGCCTCCGGGCCGGGCAAGGCCTATTTGTTCGGCAACCTGGGCCACGCCTACTTCCTGAGCGGCGACTACGACCAGGCCCTGGTAGCCCTGGAAAAGGCCTGCCTGCTCGATCCGCTCAACCACCGCTCCTGGCAGCTGCTGGGCGAGACCCTGGGCAAGCTGGGCCAGGAAGGGCGCGCCGCGCAGATGCTGCGCCAGGCCGAGGCCTTGCGCCGGCACGACCTGCGCGCCGACCTGGCGGCGGTGGGCGGCAGGACCCCGGTGGCGGCGATCCGGCGGGCGGCGGACCGCCAGGCCGAGGCCCCGCGCGAGGAAAGGGAGTGGCTGCAGGCCGAGCTGCACCCGGACGAGGGCGGCCTGCTGGAACTGAGACGCGGCAAGGACACGCCCGCGCCGGCGCCCGAACCGCTCGCGCCGGACACGCCGGCGCCGCTCGAGCATGCCGGCGTGGCGCGCCTGGAGATCCGCAACGGCAACGGCGTCACCGGCATGGCGCGCGCGCTCGCGCGACAGCTCGGCCAGCAGGAGGTCTCCGGGCTGAAGGTGACGCGGCTGTCGAACCACAAGGGCTTCGCGGTGCGGCGCACCCGCATCGACTACGAAGCGGCCTTCCGCGCGCAGGCCGAGCGCCTGGCCGAACGGATCGACGAGGTGCAGTTGCGCGAGGTAAGCGACTGCGCTCCGGCCAACCTGCGGCTGGTGCTGGGACGCGACCTGCCGCGTCGCGGCCTGGTGCTGCGGCCGCTGGATGACGCGGCGCCGGCGGCGCCTGCAGTGGGAACGGCGAGCTCGGCCGCTGCCCGCGACACGCCCGCCTTGCCCGCTGGCGCAGGCAAGGCAGGCTAA
- a CDS encoding polysaccharide deacetylase family protein, with the protein MERPALPSFRPPARRSARLFAACAALVAGVFAAEAALAQDGAFRWPGGARAAVSLAYDDALDSQLDHAIPALDRHGLKGSFYLQLSNPAVAQRMGEWRAAAQRGHELGNHSLFHQCSASIADRAWVQAHRNLDTTTPEQMRDQVLLGNTMLEALDGRRERTYTAPCGDTRAAGRDYVAALRTAFVAIKAGGGERVASSMAGFDPYAVPVVAPVGSSGKELIELVRQAGARGTMVAFTFHGIGGDYLSVSAEAHQELLRYLVAHKDEYWTDTFLNIMKHVKQEQARQPAAR; encoded by the coding sequence GTGGAACGCCCTGCCCTTCCCTCTTTCCGGCCGCCTGCACGCCGGTCCGCGCGGCTGTTCGCGGCCTGCGCCGCCTTGGTCGCCGGCGTGTTCGCGGCTGAAGCCGCGCTGGCCCAGGACGGCGCCTTCCGCTGGCCGGGCGGCGCCCGCGCCGCCGTCAGCCTGGCCTACGACGACGCCCTCGATTCCCAGCTCGACCACGCGATTCCCGCCCTCGACCGCCATGGGCTCAAGGGCAGCTTCTACCTGCAGCTCTCGAATCCGGCGGTCGCCCAGCGCATGGGCGAATGGCGCGCGGCGGCGCAGCGCGGACACGAACTGGGCAACCACAGCCTGTTCCACCAGTGCTCGGCATCCATCGCGGACCGGGCCTGGGTGCAGGCCCACCGCAACCTCGACACCACCACGCCGGAACAGATGCGCGACCAGGTCCTGCTCGGCAACACCATGCTGGAAGCGCTCGACGGCCGGCGCGAGCGCACCTATACCGCGCCTTGCGGCGACACCAGGGCGGCCGGCCGCGATTACGTCGCGGCGCTGCGCACGGCCTTCGTCGCGATCAAGGCCGGCGGCGGCGAGCGCGTGGCCTCGAGCATGGCCGGCTTCGACCCGTATGCGGTGCCGGTGGTGGCGCCGGTGGGCTCCAGCGGCAAGGAGCTGATCGAACTGGTGCGCCAGGCCGGCGCACGCGGCACCATGGTCGCCTTCACCTTCCACGGCATCGGCGGCGACTACCTGAGCGTGTCGGCCGAGGCCCACCAGGAACTGCTGCGCTACCTGGTCGCGCACAAGGACGAGTACTGGACCGACACTTTTCTCAACATCATGAAGCACGTCAAGCAGGAGCAGGCGCGCCAGCCTGCCGCGCGCTGA
- a CDS encoding family 16 glycosylhydrolase, whose product MPFTTRLAALAAFAALTLCAGCATRSAPAGFDPAAGWTLDWSDEFDGDTLDRGKWVAETGGHGWGNNEMQYYTGRPENVRVSGGMLVIEARRERYENREYTSARLKTAGLYERMHGRFEARIKLPKGQGIWPAFWMLGADIGKVGWPRSGEIDIMENIGKEPSTVHGTLHGPGYSGEKAYGQPSKLDQGAYADDFHVFAVEWEPGEIRWYRDGIHYHTAKPGLVNGDWVFEHPFFILLNLAVGGYWPGYPDSSTVLPQQMLVDYVRVYRKTAPGG is encoded by the coding sequence ATGCCCTTCACCACCAGACTGGCCGCACTGGCCGCCTTCGCCGCCCTCACCCTGTGCGCGGGATGCGCCACCCGGAGCGCGCCCGCCGGCTTCGACCCCGCCGCCGGCTGGACCCTCGACTGGAGCGACGAATTCGACGGCGACACCCTCGACCGCGGCAAGTGGGTGGCCGAAACCGGCGGCCACGGCTGGGGCAACAACGAGATGCAGTACTACACCGGGCGGCCGGAGAACGTGCGCGTGAGCGGCGGCATGCTGGTGATCGAAGCGCGCAGGGAGCGCTACGAGAACCGCGAGTACACCTCGGCGCGCCTGAAGACGGCCGGCCTGTACGAGCGCATGCACGGACGCTTCGAGGCGCGCATCAAGCTGCCGAAAGGCCAGGGCATCTGGCCGGCGTTCTGGATGCTGGGCGCCGACATCGGCAAGGTCGGCTGGCCGCGCTCGGGCGAGATCGACATCATGGAGAACATCGGCAAGGAACCGTCCACGGTCCACGGCACCCTGCACGGTCCGGGCTACTCGGGCGAGAAGGCCTATGGACAGCCCTCGAAGCTGGACCAGGGCGCCTACGCCGACGACTTCCATGTGTTCGCGGTCGAATGGGAGCCGGGTGAAATCCGCTGGTACCGCGACGGCATCCACTACCACACCGCGAAACCCGGGCTGGTGAACGGGGACTGGGTGTTCGAGCATCCCTTCTTCATCCTGCTCAACCTGGCGGTGGGGGGCTATTGGCCGGGTTATCCGGACAGCAGCACCGTGCTGCCGCAGCAGATGCTGGTGGACTACGTGCGGGTCTACCGCAAGACGGCGCCGGGCGGCTGA